In one Dehalococcoidia bacterium genomic region, the following are encoded:
- a CDS encoding LLM class flavin-dependent oxidoreductase, with translation MKLGMFLMPSHPPERDFKEGQEYDLRVLRTADELGYNEAWIGEHFTSPWEPNPSPDVLIAQALLQTKQIKLAPGAHLLPYHHPAELACRVAFMDHLARGRYMLGVGASGLPSDWQLFAVDGAGGKNRDMTREALDIMLKMWETDGGLDYEGQFWHVNVPEPMLRTLKHHIKPYQKPHPPIGVAGFSPGSDTLKLAGERGFIPLSLNLSPGYVASHWDSVVEGGKRTGRVPDRREWRIVREIFVADTDEQAYEQCVHGDMGRMMREYLLPLFQDFDFIKYLKDDPNLPDAQVTPEYLWNHGWLVGSVKTVSEKLEQMYKDLGGFGTLLLFVFDYADHPEPWFKSMRLLAEEVLPQFKDLEPAPPVAAGAAD, from the coding sequence ATGAAGCTCGGCATGTTCCTGATGCCCTCGCACCCGCCGGAACGCGACTTCAAAGAAGGCCAGGAGTACGACCTGCGCGTGCTGCGCACCGCGGACGAGCTGGGCTACAACGAGGCCTGGATCGGCGAGCACTTCACCTCGCCCTGGGAGCCGAACCCCTCGCCCGACGTGCTGATCGCCCAGGCGCTGCTGCAGACGAAGCAGATCAAGCTCGCGCCCGGCGCTCATCTCCTGCCCTACCACCACCCGGCCGAGCTGGCCTGCCGCGTCGCCTTCATGGATCACCTGGCGCGCGGCCGCTACATGCTCGGCGTCGGCGCCAGCGGCCTGCCCAGCGATTGGCAGCTCTTTGCCGTGGACGGCGCCGGCGGCAAGAACCGCGACATGACCCGCGAAGCGCTCGACATCATGCTCAAGATGTGGGAGACGGACGGCGGGCTGGACTACGAGGGCCAGTTCTGGCACGTGAACGTGCCGGAGCCGATGCTGCGCACGCTGAAGCACCACATCAAGCCGTACCAGAAGCCGCACCCGCCGATCGGCGTCGCCGGCTTCAGCCCCGGCTCGGACACGCTCAAGCTGGCGGGCGAGCGCGGCTTCATCCCACTCAGCCTCAACCTCAGCCCCGGCTACGTCGCCTCGCACTGGGATTCCGTGGTGGAGGGCGGCAAGCGCACCGGCCGCGTGCCCGACCGGCGCGAGTGGCGCATCGTGCGCGAGATCTTCGTCGCCGACACCGACGAGCAGGCCTACGAGCAGTGCGTGCACGGCGACATGGGCCGCATGATGCGCGAGTACCTGCTGCCGCTCTTCCAGGACTTCGACTTCATCAAGTACCTGAAGGACGACCCGAACCTCCCCGACGCGCAGGTGACACCGGAGTATCTCTGGAACCACGGCTGGCTCGTGGGCTCGGTGAAGACCGTGTCGGAGAAGCTGGAGCAGATGTACAAGGACCTGGGCGGCTTCGGCACGCTGCTGCTCTTCGTCTTCGACTACGCCGACCACCCCGAGCCGTGGTTCAAGTCGATGCGGCTCCTGGCTGAGGAAGTGCTGCCGCAGTTCAAGGACCTTGAGCCCGCGCCGCCCGTGGCCGCCGGCGCCGCGGACTGA
- a CDS encoding 2-phosphosulfolactate phosphatase, with amino-acid sequence MRIHTSLLPALLQQPERHVCVVIDVLRATSTLATLIARGASEVAVVAEIEQAFALRAAVCELPRLLCGEVGGLPPQGFDHGNSPEEFARLELAGRRAVLFTSNGTKALVRVAAAPAVFAGSLLNVSAVLQAALAEARAGGLDLALVCSGTELGTAFSLEDTFCAGALIAAARESLPDAPRLDDAAQMALRLYDSFGRDAEAAFAAAEHGRALAALGLGADLRFCAEIDRYAVAPRVQRRGELLVVV; translated from the coding sequence ATGCGCATCCACACCTCTCTGCTGCCCGCGCTGCTCCAGCAGCCGGAGCGACACGTCTGTGTCGTGATCGACGTGCTGCGCGCGACCTCGACGCTGGCCACGCTGATCGCACGCGGCGCGAGCGAGGTCGCGGTCGTGGCGGAGATCGAGCAGGCCTTTGCCCTGCGCGCTGCGGTTTGCGAGCTGCCGCGCCTGCTCTGCGGCGAGGTGGGCGGTCTGCCGCCGCAAGGCTTCGACCACGGCAACTCGCCGGAGGAGTTCGCACGGCTGGAACTTGCCGGGCGGCGCGCCGTGCTCTTCACGAGCAACGGCACGAAGGCGCTGGTGCGCGTGGCGGCGGCGCCCGCGGTTTTCGCCGGCAGCCTGCTGAACGTCTCGGCCGTGCTGCAGGCGGCGCTGGCCGAGGCGCGTGCGGGCGGCCTCGACCTGGCGCTGGTTTGCTCGGGCACCGAGCTGGGCACGGCCTTCAGCCTGGAAGACACGTTTTGCGCCGGCGCACTGATCGCGGCCGCGCGCGAATCGCTGCCCGATGCGCCCCGACTGGATGACGCCGCGCAGATGGCGCTGCGCCTCTACGACTCCTTCGGCCGCGATGCCGAAGCCGCCTTCGCCGCGGCCGAGCACGGCCGTGCGCTCGCCGCGCTGGGCCTCGGCGCGGACCTGCGCTTCTGTGCGGAGATCGACCGCTACGCCGTGGCCCCACGCGTGCAGCGTCGCGGCGAGCTGCTCGTGGTGGTGTAG
- the murI gene encoding glutamate racemase, protein MSNDGPIGVFDSGVGGLAVLWALRALLPREDLRYFADQANFPYGPRPADEVRELALAAGERLVAEGAKLLVVACNTASSAALPALRMRLPVPVVGIEPAIKPACAASRNGRVGVLATDGTVQGEALAALVGRVAGCVEVICVPAPGLVELVERGELDSAAARTRVLAAVRPLREAGVDVVALGCTHFAFLRPLVRECLGPDVRVLEPALAVARQAARVLCERELASDREPPGDTVYSSSADATRLLRRVKLLSGGATCR, encoded by the coding sequence GTGAGCAACGACGGCCCCATCGGCGTGTTCGACTCCGGCGTGGGCGGGCTGGCCGTGCTCTGGGCGTTGCGGGCGCTGCTGCCGCGCGAGGATCTGCGCTACTTCGCCGACCAGGCAAACTTTCCCTACGGCCCGCGTCCCGCGGACGAGGTGCGCGAACTGGCGCTGGCTGCCGGCGAGCGCCTGGTCGCGGAAGGCGCAAAGCTGCTGGTCGTCGCCTGCAACACGGCATCGAGCGCGGCCCTGCCGGCCCTGCGCATGCGGCTGCCCGTGCCCGTGGTCGGCATCGAGCCGGCGATCAAGCCGGCCTGCGCCGCCAGCCGCAACGGCCGCGTGGGCGTGCTGGCGACCGACGGCACCGTGCAGGGTGAGGCGCTGGCGGCGCTCGTCGGCCGTGTGGCCGGCTGCGTCGAGGTGATTTGTGTGCCCGCGCCGGGCCTGGTCGAGCTGGTGGAGCGCGGCGAGTTGGACTCGGCAGCGGCGCGGACGCGCGTGCTGGCGGCTGTGCGGCCGCTGCGCGAGGCAGGCGTCGATGTCGTGGCGCTGGGCTGCACCCACTTCGCCTTTCTGCGGCCGCTGGTGCGGGAGTGCCTCGGGCCGGACGTGCGCGTGCTGGAGCCAGCGTTGGCGGTGGCCCGGCAGGCGGCGCGGGTGCTGTGCGAGCGGGAACTGGCAAGCGATCGCGAACCACCAGGCGATACTGTCTACTCCAGCAGCGCGGACGCCACGCGCCTGCTGCGGCGGGTCAAACTCTTGAGCGGAGGGGCGACGTGCCGTTGA
- the pyrF gene encoding orotidine-5'-phosphate decarboxylase yields MTFLEKLGAAAQRNRSRLCVGLDPDPARIAGDVGAFNRAIIAATADLVCCYKPNIAFYEALGRAGFEALKATIAAVPDGIPVLLDAKRGDVPNTAEAYARALFDEWGADAVTVNPYLGEDSLAPFFRRAERGVFVVCRTSNPGARDLQDLRVRGADGGEEPLYLHVAARVNGWNSSGNAGLVIGATYPAELALVRERCPELPILVPGVGAQQGELAASVRAADNGRPWGFLVNASRGVLYAAQAGEDPATSARAAALALRDAINAELAAFNDNIVGGIELIAEFKERPS; encoded by the coding sequence TTGACCTTCCTGGAAAAGCTGGGCGCCGCGGCGCAGCGCAACCGCAGCCGCCTCTGCGTCGGCCTCGACCCCGACCCGGCGCGCATCGCCGGCGACGTCGGCGCCTTCAACCGCGCGATCATCGCTGCCACGGCCGACCTGGTCTGTTGCTACAAGCCGAACATCGCCTTCTACGAGGCGCTGGGCCGCGCCGGTTTCGAGGCGCTGAAGGCGACGATCGCCGCCGTGCCGGACGGTATCCCCGTGCTGCTCGACGCCAAGCGCGGCGACGTGCCCAACACCGCCGAGGCCTACGCCCGCGCCCTGTTCGACGAATGGGGCGCCGACGCGGTGACGGTCAACCCCTACCTGGGGGAAGACTCGCTGGCGCCGTTCTTCCGCCGGGCCGAGCGCGGCGTGTTCGTCGTCTGCCGCACCTCCAATCCCGGCGCCCGCGACCTGCAAGACCTGCGCGTGCGCGGCGCGGATGGCGGCGAGGAGCCGCTCTACCTGCACGTGGCCGCGCGGGTGAACGGCTGGAACAGCAGCGGCAACGCCGGCCTCGTCATCGGCGCGACCTACCCGGCCGAGCTGGCGCTGGTGCGCGAGCGCTGCCCGGAGCTGCCGATCCTCGTGCCGGGGGTCGGCGCCCAGCAGGGCGAACTGGCCGCCAGTGTCCGCGCCGCCGACAACGGCCGGCCATGGGGCTTCCTCGTCAACGCCTCGCGCGGCGTGCTCTACGCGGCGCAGGCGGGCGAAGATCCCGCCACGTCCGCCCGCGCCGCCGCCCTGGCGCTGCGCGACGCGATCAACGCCGAGCTGGCCGCGTTCAACGACAACATCGTCGGCGGCATCGAGCTCATCGCCGAGTTCAAAGAGCGGCCCTCATAA
- a CDS encoding CoA transferase, translating into MAGAFSGWRARIDPPCPAAYFLGWLLHAAGASVSDAAGETLGAAALALRLAGGEQASARGELALAGPRGERFAAHFIAVDEPGFEDGDDAAAWAWGGLAGITGEPDGPPLAPGAPLAGMCGALHAALAFAAARWRGSSGLAITVPLADVVASLIEVAGLRYAADGNVRGRGGDWWGLAGWGLYPCMDGKLALSLRDLGQLQRLAALLGLPEIHDARFDDFAWGIAAAGEELHALLLAGFGAQPLARLLPALRRERIAAAPVRPLDRLLADPHLHARDAFEQDAGLWLPRFPARITPSPQHAAIAHGANMHHSVAGERARPLRGVRVLDISSIWAGPLAARLLADLGAEVTKLERAGQRAGSFSTGAAWDRGFYAVLNDRNKRPFAWDLTAPADRAAFETLLRDADVLIDNFTPGSLDRAGLGRAALQAINPRLVSVSLPAQGLSGPDAGAVGYGSTIEQAAGLGWLYADAAGEPHRSGVNFSDPIAGLYGALGAVLALCGARDHTSVELSQQEAALSLMLPALARFQQTGEVPRAREALPGDGGWRFDGVRVRDVAEVAGRPGAPGSRAVRWLRHPDGRSYPLVVLPWRGAFSRGVAPRPVQMPAPIATAVQAYD; encoded by the coding sequence ATGGCCGGCGCGTTCTCCGGCTGGCGGGCGCGGATCGATCCACCCTGCCCGGCCGCGTACTTCCTCGGCTGGCTGCTGCACGCCGCCGGCGCCTCCGTATCGGATGCCGCGGGCGAGACGCTCGGTGCGGCCGCCCTGGCGCTGCGCCTGGCCGGCGGCGAACAGGCGAGCGCCCGCGGTGAGCTGGCGCTCGCCGGGCCGCGGGGCGAACGCTTCGCGGCCCACTTCATCGCCGTCGACGAGCCCGGCTTTGAGGACGGCGACGACGCGGCGGCCTGGGCCTGGGGCGGCCTCGCCGGCATAACGGGCGAGCCGGACGGGCCGCCGCTGGCGCCGGGCGCACCGCTGGCCGGCATGTGCGGCGCGCTGCACGCCGCGCTCGCCTTCGCGGCGGCTCGCTGGCGCGGCAGCTCCGGCCTCGCGATCACGGTGCCGCTGGCCGATGTGGTCGCCTCGCTGATCGAGGTCGCCGGGCTGCGCTACGCGGCGGACGGCAACGTGCGCGGGCGCGGCGGCGACTGGTGGGGTCTGGCCGGCTGGGGGCTCTATCCCTGCATGGACGGCAAGCTGGCCCTCTCGCTGCGCGATCTCGGCCAGTTGCAACGGCTGGCCGCGCTGCTGGGCCTGCCGGAAATCCACGACGCGCGCTTCGACGACTTCGCCTGGGGCATCGCCGCCGCGGGCGAGGAGCTGCACGCGCTGCTGCTCGCGGGCTTCGGCGCACAGCCGCTGGCACGGCTGCTACCGGCATTGCGCCGCGAGCGCATCGCGGCCGCGCCGGTGCGTCCGCTCGACAGGCTGCTGGCCGACCCGCATCTGCATGCCCGTGACGCCTTCGAGCAGGACGCCGGGCTCTGGCTGCCGCGCTTCCCCGCCCGCATTACTCCCTCTCCCCAGCACGCCGCCATCGCGCACGGCGCGAACATGCATCACTCAGTGGCAGGCGAGCGGGCACGGCCGTTACGCGGTGTGCGCGTGCTCGATATCAGCTCGATCTGGGCGGGGCCGCTGGCGGCGCGGCTGCTCGCCGATCTTGGGGCAGAGGTGACGAAGCTGGAGCGGGCGGGCCAGCGCGCCGGCAGCTTCAGCACCGGCGCTGCCTGGGACCGCGGCTTCTACGCCGTGCTCAACGACCGCAACAAGCGGCCCTTCGCCTGGGATCTGACGGCGCCCGCCGACCGCGCCGCCTTCGAGACGCTGCTGCGCGATGCGGACGTGCTGATCGACAACTTCACGCCGGGCAGCCTCGATCGCGCCGGCCTCGGCCGGGCGGCGCTGCAGGCGATCAACCCACGGCTGGTCAGCGTCTCCTTGCCGGCGCAGGGGCTTTCCGGCCCAGACGCGGGCGCCGTCGGCTACGGCAGCACGATCGAGCAGGCGGCGGGGCTTGGCTGGCTGTACGCCGATGCGGCGGGCGAGCCGCACCGCTCCGGCGTCAACTTCTCCGACCCGATCGCCGGCCTGTACGGCGCGCTGGGCGCGGTGCTGGCCCTCTGTGGCGCACGCGACCACACCTCCGTCGAGCTGAGCCAGCAGGAGGCGGCGCTGAGCCTGATGCTGCCGGCGCTGGCGCGGTTCCAGCAAACGGGCGAGGTTCCCCGCGCCCGCGAGGCGCTGCCCGGCGACGGCGGCTGGCGCTTCGACGGCGTGCGCGTGCGGGACGTTGCCGAGGTGGCCGGCCGGCCGGGCGCGCCGGGCAGCCGCGCCGTGCGCTGGCTGCGCCACCCGGATGGCCGCTCGTATCCGCTGGTCGTCTTGCCCTGGCGAGGCGCCTTCAGCCGTGGCGTGGCGCCGCGGCCGGTACAGATGCCAGCGCCGATCGCTACGGCCGTGCAAGCGTACGACTGA
- a CDS encoding AAA family ATPase, with amino-acid sequence MSAAEQPVVVILDADPVAREAMEGSALACGLNVGAMGTFGVESELLIRDGWPDAVLLGLEPPVERGLQTLRALAAAQPEIPVIVYSSQTDGAAVRRAMIAGARDVVAAPAAGQPLYNAVAGALRRTSTTRTRDEAGDEGNAISAQPGGKVIAVFGPKGGCGKTTLATNLAVDLAMVSHARVALVDLSARFGDVALTLDVPAQHTVADVVREIGSITYATIARYLTPHPSGLLVLPSSRDASEWDATTPETTRRVIGLLAQSFDYVVLDAPQAFTYTVAAAVDLATVALGVTSLDLTSVKDMTAVVSMLRDLNFPLAKLKLVMNHRGAVKGATAEELSRAIGIPVAFSIPHDKALQYGLQTGVPAVKQAPNAPASRAIREIVRSLIPDSDPLPERRRGLFGRLAGFRQVRSPEPLRRSA; translated from the coding sequence ATGAGCGCGGCAGAACAGCCAGTCGTCGTTATCCTCGACGCCGATCCCGTGGCCCGCGAAGCGATGGAAGGCAGCGCGTTGGCCTGCGGCCTGAACGTGGGCGCGATGGGCACGTTCGGCGTCGAGAGCGAGCTGCTGATCCGCGACGGCTGGCCCGACGCCGTGCTGCTCGGCCTGGAGCCGCCGGTGGAGCGCGGCCTGCAGACGCTGCGCGCCCTGGCCGCGGCGCAGCCCGAGATCCCGGTCATCGTCTACTCCAGCCAGACCGACGGCGCCGCCGTGCGCCGCGCGATGATCGCCGGGGCGCGCGACGTGGTGGCGGCGCCCGCCGCCGGCCAGCCGCTCTACAACGCCGTGGCCGGGGCGCTGCGGCGCACGAGCACGACGCGCACACGCGACGAAGCGGGGGACGAGGGGAATGCGATCTCCGCGCAGCCCGGCGGCAAAGTGATCGCAGTCTTCGGTCCCAAGGGCGGCTGCGGCAAGACGACGCTCGCCACCAACCTGGCCGTAGACCTGGCGATGGTCTCCCACGCGCGCGTGGCGTTGGTCGATCTCAGCGCCCGCTTCGGCGATGTCGCGCTCACGCTCGACGTGCCGGCGCAGCACACGGTGGCCGATGTGGTGCGCGAGATCGGCAGCATCACCTACGCGACGATCGCCCGCTACCTGACGCCGCATCCCTCCGGTCTGCTGGTGCTGCCCTCCTCGCGCGATGCAAGCGAGTGGGACGCGACCACGCCCGAGACGACGCGCCGGGTGATCGGCCTGCTCGCGCAGTCGTTCGATTATGTCGTGCTCGATGCGCCGCAGGCGTTCACCTACACCGTGGCGGCCGCCGTCGATCTGGCAACAGTGGCGTTGGGCGTCACCTCGCTGGATCTGACCAGCGTTAAGGACATGACCGCGGTGGTGAGCATGCTGCGCGATCTCAACTTCCCACTGGCGAAGCTGAAGCTGGTGATGAACCATCGCGGCGCCGTGAAGGGCGCCACGGCAGAAGAGTTGAGCCGCGCCATTGGCATACCCGTCGCCTTCAGCATTCCCCACGACAAGGCGCTGCAATACGGCCTGCAGACGGGCGTTCCCGCGGTGAAGCAGGCGCCGAACGCGCCGGCCTCGCGTGCGATCCGCGAGATCGTGCGATCGCTCATTCCGGACAGCGATCCCCTGCCGGAGCGGCGCCGCGGCCTCTTCGGCCGCCTCGCCGGCTTTCGCCAGGTGCGCTCGCCTGAGCCGCTGCGCCGTTCGGCGTAG